One region of Candidatus Poribacteria bacterium genomic DNA includes:
- a CDS encoding phosphoenolpyruvate hydrolase family protein has product MKFKREEILAQLRNNIDAGKPIIGAGAGTGISAKCEAAGGIDLIIIYNSGRFRMAGRGSLAGMMPYGDANQIVVEMASEVLPVVPDTPVLAGVCGTDPFRLMDVFLSQIDAIGFSGVQNFPTVGLIDGTFRQLLEETDMGYGPEVEMIRTAHQMGMLTTPYAFNETEAEQMADAGADILVAHMGLTTKGSIGAQTALTLADAAKRVQAIHDAAKGVNSEILVICHGGPIAEPEDATDVLENTEGVVGFYGASSAERLPTERAITAQIEEFKKIRL; this is encoded by the coding sequence ATGAAATTCAAACGCGAAGAAATTTTAGCGCAATTACGCAACAACATTGACGCAGGCAAGCCCATCATCGGCGCAGGGGCTGGCACAGGTATCTCCGCAAAGTGCGAAGCCGCGGGTGGCATTGACCTGATTATTATTTATAACTCCGGCAGATTCAGAATGGCGGGTAGAGGTTCCCTCGCCGGTATGATGCCTTATGGCGACGCGAACCAGATTGTCGTTGAGATGGCGAGCGAAGTGCTACCCGTCGTTCCAGACACACCCGTCCTCGCGGGGGTCTGTGGGACGGATCCATTTCGCTTGATGGATGTCTTTCTGAGTCAGATAGATGCGATCGGATTTTCCGGGGTACAAAACTTCCCGACGGTAGGGCTGATTGACGGCACATTTCGTCAACTGCTTGAGGAGACCGATATGGGATACGGACCCGAAGTGGAGATGATCCGAACGGCGCATCAGATGGGAATGCTCACCACGCCGTATGCCTTCAATGAAACCGAGGCAGAGCAGATGGCGGATGCGGGTGCGGATATCCTCGTCGCACACATGGGATTGACAACAAAGGGGTCTATCGGTGCGCAAACCGCTCTCACGCTTGCGGATGCCGCCAAACGGGTGCAAGCCATCCACGATGCCGCAAAAGGGGTTAACTCGGAGATTCTCGTTATCTGTCACGGGGGTCCGATCGCTGAGCCAGAGGACGCAACGGACGTTCTGGAGAACACCGAAGGGGTCGTAGGGTTCTACGGCGCGTCAAGTGCCGAGCGTCTCCCGACGGAACGCGCGATTACGGCGCAAATTGAAGAATTCAAGAAAATTCGGTTATAG
- a CDS encoding T9SS type A sorting domain-containing protein, with translation MFQNLRYQMSIHKVFVSVTLIIALITLTPAAEAHKDDRAHTQDVKHSCLNTSDGTSHYHDENGNMIDCTPATDDAEKIKAHEQEMPEHEHGGVIDGERENPGTHTHGGSSIQHSHVISGLEHLGERTHFHQDSVHTHGRAVDAGIPNHETSIVREDHEHSDADGGTHTHGIQHTHTVNSINNVEHTHAAYTHTHSAAEAQQRQAETETPTASFSAHVRTPFPHSAHEADGYHVHEGEKHSHLPFGVHVHAVYGHVHFDSQNSQDNQDSQDNQDSQDNQDSQDNQDSQTNTPPTTPLGLSDPITSKTLTITLVGERIGNQQFIRIFAEENGNPPKGGLTVKLSGVTAPARVHIRAGIGSSLVVTATLPTASDAHTISASISGYTSASITIPASGTAEAPTNVGIEPSAAQIEGIQEQIDLLIGTGDHSSDAMRTLHYLQQLLATLRPDQTRLLANYPNPFNPETWIPYQLGADTDVRITIYNAQGVVIRTLALGQQAAGYYTDRERAAYWDGRNGLGEHVASGIYFYQLETDDISTLRKMVILK, from the coding sequence ATGTTTCAGAACCTTAGATATCAGATGTCTATACATAAAGTATTTGTGTCCGTCACACTCATTATCGCTCTGATTACGCTGACACCCGCTGCAGAAGCACACAAAGACGACAGAGCACATACTCAGGATGTTAAACACAGCTGTTTAAACACATCCGATGGTACGTCTCACTATCATGATGAAAATGGCAACATGATAGACTGTACGCCTGCCACTGATGATGCCGAAAAGATCAAGGCACATGAGCAGGAGATGCCTGAACATGAGCATGGCGGCGTGATAGATGGTGAGCGTGAAAATCCTGGCACCCATACACATGGAGGGAGTTCGATACAGCACAGCCATGTAATTTCAGGTCTTGAACACCTCGGTGAAAGGACACATTTTCATCAGGACAGTGTGCATACACACGGCAGAGCTGTTGATGCTGGAATACCGAATCATGAGACGAGCATTGTACGAGAAGATCATGAGCATAGCGATGCTGACGGCGGCACGCATACGCACGGTATACAGCATACACACACTGTCAATAGTATCAACAATGTAGAGCATACCCACGCTGCTTACACACATACACATTCTGCTGCAGAGGCGCAGCAGCGTCAAGCCGAAACGGAAACGCCAACGGCATCCTTTTCTGCACACGTACGCACGCCGTTCCCTCATTCAGCCCACGAGGCTGATGGATACCATGTTCACGAGGGAGAAAAACATTCACACCTCCCGTTTGGTGTTCATGTCCACGCGGTGTACGGTCATGTACATTTTGATAGCCAGAATAGCCAAGATAACCAAGATAGTCAAGATAACCAAGATAGTCAAGATAATCAAGATAGTCAAGATAATCAAGATAGTCAGACGAACACGCCACCTACAACGCCGTTGGGTTTATCAGACCCGATAACATCGAAAACCCTCACAATCACGTTAGTCGGTGAACGAATAGGGAACCAGCAATTCATTCGGATATTTGCCGAGGAAAATGGCAATCCCCCAAAAGGTGGGCTGACGGTGAAACTCTCCGGCGTTACGGCCCCGGCAAGAGTCCATATCCGTGCTGGCATCGGGTCGTCTCTTGTTGTAACCGCTACATTACCCACCGCGTCAGACGCCCACACTATCTCAGCGAGCATCAGTGGATATACTTCAGCTTCAATAACAATACCTGCCAGTGGCACTGCGGAGGCACCGACAAACGTTGGGATAGAGCCGAGTGCCGCACAGATAGAAGGTATCCAAGAACAGATCGATCTATTGATTGGGACAGGTGATCATTCATCTGATGCGATGCGGACGTTACACTATCTACAGCAGCTCCTTGCGACACTGCGTCCGGATCAGACGCGGTTGCTCGCGAACTATCCAAACCCGTTTAACCCAGAAACATGGATCCCGTATCAATTGGGGGCGGATACAGATGTGCGTATCACGATTTACAATGCACAAGGCGTTGTGATCCGGACGTTGGCACTTGGACAGCAGGCGGCTGGCTATTACACCGATCGCGAGCGGGCGGCGTATTGGGATGGACGCAATGGCCTTGGTGAACACGTCGCAAGTGGAATTTATTTCTACCAGTTGGAGACCGACGACATATCCACACTCCGCAAAATGGTAATATTGAAATAG
- a CDS encoding phytanoyl-CoA dioxygenase family protein, producing MNADEKYLFDLNGYLVIKNVLTPEEVALANEAIDRHSDQARIRPRDQTLDGGSPELKGEQGRGELGGMLGWEEPWCNPFRHMLAHPTLVPYLNEILGKGFRMDHQMFLLSMDKGAEGFIFHGSSGPGFDPNQYYIFRDGRMHNGLTVVTFQLTDVPPGAGGLIVIPGSHKSNYPCPKNMRLYQEHQEHIRQLVCNAGDVLIFTEAVTHGTLPWTAEHPRRSILTRYTAGNMAYVPAYEIPEWATERQRAVMEPPYHSRLNRPTLEV from the coding sequence ATGAATGCTGATGAAAAATATCTATTCGATCTGAACGGCTACCTTGTTATCAAGAACGTGCTAACACCTGAAGAGGTAGCCCTCGCCAACGAAGCAATCGATAGACATAGCGACCAAGCGCGTATCCGTCCACGTGACCAGACGCTCGATGGCGGCTCCCCAGAACTGAAAGGTGAACAAGGCAGAGGCGAACTCGGTGGCATGCTCGGCTGGGAAGAGCCGTGGTGCAATCCGTTCCGACACATGCTCGCACATCCGACCCTCGTTCCTTATCTCAATGAGATATTGGGAAAGGGATTCCGTATGGATCATCAGATGTTCCTGCTCTCAATGGACAAAGGGGCAGAAGGCTTCATTTTTCATGGATCTTCGGGGCCCGGTTTTGATCCGAACCAGTACTACATCTTCCGTGATGGACGCATGCACAACGGCTTGACTGTCGTCACATTCCAATTGACGGACGTGCCACCCGGAGCGGGTGGATTAATCGTTATACCCGGAAGCCATAAGAGCAACTACCCGTGTCCGAAAAATATGCGGCTCTACCAAGAACACCAAGAGCACATACGACAGCTCGTCTGCAACGCTGGGGATGTGTTAATCTTCACGGAGGCGGTGACACACGGAACGCTCCCGTGGACTGCTGAACATCCGCGCCGCTCCATTCTAACCCGGTATACCGCAGGTAACATGGCGTATGTGCCCGCCTATGAAATACCGGAATGGGCGACTGAACGCCAGCGCGCTGTCATGGAACCCCCCTATCATTCGCGATTAAACCGTCCGACCTTGGAAGTGTAG
- a CDS encoding Rieske 2Fe-2S domain-containing protein — MTKTKIADLSELNDREPAYALVANVDLVVIRYDNEVSVLYGRCHHRGALLADGYIDGENLICGVHHWDYRYDTGISEYQNTERLAKFNAWIEDDTVYVDGDEIRAWEGQNPQPYHRDEYQGTYQDTHGTSEEPYVAQIQELARHGLRKVGHHGQTEAMGVLRENLPNWDALQFVVAQLHKTPHLDDQPVGTEMVIGPRAKKPLKLDIPIFVSDMSFGALSAEAKTALAKGAEMAGTGICSGEGGMLLAEAQSNSRYFYELASARFGFSYDKLEHAQAFHFKGGQGAKTGTGGHLPGDKVTAEIAAVRGLRPGEPAISPARFPDWETLDDFAKFAELVRKETGGIPIGFKLSAQHIEKDIEAALHVGVDYIILDGRGGGTGAAPLLFRDNISVPTMPALARARKYLDDTGNSDVTLIITGGLRTPADFAKALALGADGVAIANSAMQAIGCIGMRACHTNNCPVGIATQKAHLRSRLKVEVAAEQLNRFLGASASLMQVLARACGHTHLNQFNADDLTTSERDIAYLTGVKYAGVVPL, encoded by the coding sequence ATGACGAAAACAAAAATCGCTGATCTCAGCGAACTCAACGACCGCGAGCCGGCTTATGCTCTTGTTGCCAATGTCGATCTCGTGGTCATCCGGTATGACAACGAAGTTTCTGTGCTTTACGGGAGATGCCATCACCGAGGGGCTTTGCTCGCAGACGGGTATATTGATGGCGAAAACCTAATATGCGGTGTTCACCACTGGGATTACCGTTACGATACCGGTATCAGCGAATATCAGAACACCGAACGTCTCGCCAAGTTTAATGCATGGATAGAAGACGATACTGTCTATGTTGACGGGGATGAAATCCGAGCGTGGGAAGGTCAGAACCCACAACCTTATCATCGAGATGAGTATCAGGGAACGTATCAAGACACCCACGGCACCTCAGAAGAACCCTACGTCGCCCAAATTCAGGAATTGGCACGCCACGGACTGCGTAAAGTCGGGCACCACGGTCAAACCGAGGCGATGGGAGTGCTTCGGGAGAATTTACCGAATTGGGACGCACTGCAGTTCGTTGTTGCGCAACTCCACAAAACACCACATCTTGATGACCAACCGGTCGGGACAGAGATGGTGATCGGCCCGAGAGCGAAGAAACCGCTAAAACTTGATATACCGATCTTTGTCTCCGATATGAGTTTTGGCGCGCTGTCGGCTGAAGCGAAAACCGCATTAGCGAAGGGCGCAGAGATGGCGGGCACAGGCATCTGCTCCGGTGAAGGCGGTATGCTATTGGCAGAGGCGCAATCAAACAGTCGCTATTTTTACGAACTCGCTTCCGCACGGTTCGGATTCTCTTACGATAAACTGGAACACGCACAGGCATTCCACTTCAAGGGTGGACAAGGAGCAAAGACGGGAACAGGCGGCCATCTTCCAGGCGACAAGGTAACAGCGGAGATCGCAGCCGTCCGTGGGTTGCGTCCAGGGGAACCCGCAATTTCACCCGCTCGGTTTCCCGATTGGGAAACATTAGACGACTTTGCAAAGTTTGCTGAATTGGTGCGAAAGGAGACTGGGGGCATCCCGATCGGGTTTAAGCTCTCCGCACAACATATCGAGAAGGACATTGAAGCCGCTCTTCACGTCGGTGTGGACTATATTATTTTGGACGGTCGTGGCGGTGGCACTGGTGCCGCACCACTTCTATTCCGAGATAACATCTCAGTCCCAACGATGCCAGCCTTAGCGCGGGCACGAAAATACCTCGACGACACTGGCAACAGCGATGTCACGCTTATTATTACCGGCGGTTTGCGAACACCAGCTGATTTCGCCAAAGCGTTGGCACTCGGCGCAGATGGGGTCGCGATTGCGAATTCAGCGATGCAGGCGATCGGTTGTATCGGGATGCGCGCCTGCCATACCAATAACTGCCCTGTCGGTATCGCAACACAGAAGGCGCATCTGCGTTCTCGACTCAAGGTGGAAGTCGCAGCAGAACAGCTAAATCGGTTTCTCGGTGCCTCTGCGTCCCTCATGCAGGTGTTAGCACGTGCCTGTGGACACACGCATTTAAATCAGTTCAACGCTGACGATTTGACAACATCGGAACGCGATATCGCCTATTTGACAGGTGTTAAATACGCCGGCGTTGTGCCGTTGTAA